A window of Sagittula sp. P11 genomic DNA:
GTCATCGCGCCGTTCTTCGTCATGCCGACCGTGTCGGCGCTGGTCTGGAAGAACATGTTCATGGACCCGGTGAACGGCCTGTTTGCCCACCTCTGGAAATTCTTCGGAGCGACGCCGGTCGAATGGCTCTCCAACGCCTCGATGACCTCGATCATCATGATCGTGTCCTGGCAGTGGCTGCCCTTCGCGACGCTCATCCTTCTGACCGCGATCCAGTCGCTCGACAGTGAGCAGCTCGAGGCGGCAGAGATGGACGGCGCGCCCGCGCACTCCCGCTTCACCTACATCATCCTGCCGCACCTTGGCCGGGCGATCACCATCGTGATCCTGATCCAGACGATCTTCCTGCTGTCGATCTTCGCGGAAATCTTCGTCACCACCCAAGGGTCGTTCGGTACCCGGACGCTGACCTACCTGATCTTCCAGCGCGTGCTGGAAAGCCAGAACGTCGGTCTCGGCTCTGCCGGGGGTGTCTATGCCATCATCCTTGCCAACATCGTCGCCATCTTCCTGATGCGCATCGTCGGCAAGAACCTGGACGCGTGAGGGAGGACGTATCATGGCTCGCGCAGTCACAAGCCAGCGCAAGGCGCTGAACACCGCAATCGCCTGGGGGATCGGCCTGCTGATCTTCTTCCCGATCCTCTGGACCATCCTGACCAGCTTCAAGACAGAGGCGCAGGCCATCTCCGATCCGCCGGTCTTCCTGTTCTTCGACTGGACGCTGGAGAACTACGGGGTGGTTCAGGAACGCTCCAACTACATGCGGTTCCTGTGGAACTCGGTGATCATCGCGGGCGGCTCGACCATCCTCGGGATCATCATCGCGGTGCCCGCCGCATGGTCGATGGCCTTCGTGCCCTCGCGGCGGACCAAGGACATCCTGCTCTGGATGCTCTCCACCAAGATGTTGCCGGCGGTCGGCGTGCTCTACCCGATCTACCTGCTGTTCATCAAAATGGGTCTTCTGGACACCCGCATCGGCCTGGTCATCGTGATGATGCTCATCAACCTGCCGATCATCGTCTGGATGCTCTACACCTACTTCCGCGAAATCCCGGGCGAGATCCTGGAAGCCGCGCGGATGGACGGTGCCAGCCTGAGGGAAGAGATCCTTTACGTTCTGACGCCGATGGCGGTGCCGGGGATCGCGTCGACGCTGCTCCTGAACTTCATCCTCGCCTGGAACGAGGCGTTCTGGACCCTGAACCTGACTGCGGCGAAGGCGGCCCCGCTGACGGCCTTCATCGCCAGCTACTCCAGCCCCGAAGGGCTGTTCTACGCGAAACTCTCGGCGGCGTCCGTCATGGCCATCGCCCCGATCCTGATCATGGGCTGGTTCAGCCAGAAACAACTTGTCCGCGGCCTGACGTTCGGCGCGGTGAAATAAGCGAGGGGGGAGAAGAAACATGGGACGTATCCAACTGAAATCGGTCAAGAAATCCTTCGGGGATGTGACCGTCATCCCGCCGCTCGACCTGGACATCGAAGATGGTGAGTTCGTCGTCTTCGTCGGCCCCTCGGGCTGCGGCAAATCCACCCTTCTGCGGCTGATCGCCGGGCTGGAGGACGTCACTGGCGGCCACATCCAGATCGACGGGCAGGACGCCACATCGCTGCCGCCCGCCAAGCGGCGGCTGGCGATGGTGTTCCAGTCCTACGCGCTCTACCCGCACATGACGGTGCGCAAGAACATCGCCTTCCCGATGAAGATGGCGGGCGTGCCGGAAGACGAACAGAAGCGGCGCATCGACGCCGCCGCAAAGGCCCTGAACCTGACGGACTATCTGGAACGGCGTCCGGGGCAACTGTCGGGCGGGCAGCGTCAGCGCGTGGCCATCGGCCGTGCGATCGTGCGCGAGCCCGCCGCCTTCCTCTTTGACGAACCGCTGTCGAACCTCGACGCGGCGCTGCGCGTGGGGATGCGGATGGAGATCAGCGAGCTTCACAAGAAGCTGGCCACCACTATGATCTACGTGACCCACGACCAGGTCGAAGCCATGACCATGGCCGACAAGATCGTGGTGCTGCGCGCGGGCCATATCGAGCAGGTGGGCTCTCCGCTCGAGCTATACCGCGAGCCGCGCAACCTCTTCGTCGCCGGGTTCATCGGCTCGCCGAAGATGAACCTCATCGACGGTCCGGAGGCCGCCAAGTACGACGCCCACACCATCGGCGTCCGGCCCGAGCACCTTCAGGCCTCGACCGAATCCGGGACGTGGAAAGGCGTTGTCGGCGTGTCCGAGCACCTTGGCTCCGACACCTTCCTGCATATCCACGACAGCGGCTTGGCCGAGACGATCACCCTGCGCGTGGGTGGCGAGTTCGGCCTGCGTCACGGCGATACCGTCTGGATGACCCCTGAACCCGACAAGATCCACCGCTTCGACGCCAAGGGCCTGCGCATCGCATGAAAAGACTGGACGGAAAATCCGCGCTGATCACCGGCGCGGCGCGTGGCATCGGCAAGGGGTTTGCCGAAGCCTACCTGCGTGAGGGCGCCACCGTGGCCATCGGTGACATCGACATGGCGGCGGCCGAGGCCACGGCGGCGGAACTGGGGAAGGGGGCCTATGCCATCCACCTCGATGTCACCCGGCAGGACAGCATCGACGCCGCCATCGCCGGTGTGGTCGAGCGCGCGGGCAAGCTCGACATCCTCGTCAACAACGCCGCGGTCTTCGACGCGGCCGAGACGGTGGACATCACCCGCGACAGCTATGACCGGCTTTATGCGATCAACGTGGCGGGCACGCTCTTCACCATGCAGGCGGCGGCCAAGCAGATGATTGCGCAGGGGCAGGGCGGCAAGATCATCAACATGGCATCGCAAGCCGGGCGGCGGGGCGAAAGCCTCGTGCTGGTCTACTGCTCCACCAAGGCGGCGGTGATCTCGATGACGCAATCCGCCGGACTGAACCTGATCAAGCACGGCATCAACGTGAACGCCATCGCGCCGGGCGTGGTGGACGGCGAACACTGGGTCCACGTCGATTCCATGTTCGCCAGGCTGGAGGGCAAGCCGCTCGGCCAGAAGCGCCGCGAGGTCGAGGCGAGCGTGCCCGCGGGCCGCTATGCCGTCCCCGGCGACCTGTCCCCCATGGCCGTTTTCCTCGCGTCGAGCGACTCCGATTACGTGGTCGCCCAGACCTACAACGTCGACGGCGGCCAGTGGATGAGCTGACCGCAGAGCGGCCCCTTTATTGACCTGTCGGGAGGCGCGGCCTCCCGCCCATCCCTGAGAGGTTCCCATGGCGACCAGACTTTGTGACGCCAACCTGTCCGATTTGCCTGTGGCCATCGCGCGCCCCACCTACGACCGGAGCGCGGTGACGCCCGGCATCGTGCATATCGGACTGGGCAATTTCCACCGCGCGCATCAGGCTTGGTATCTCCATCGTCTGATGCAGCAGGGCGAGGCGCTTGATTGGGGCATCATCGGTGCCGGCGTCCGTCCCTACGACGAGGCGCAGCGCCGGAAGATGGCCGCGCAGGACTACCTGACCACGCTGATCGAACTCGACCCGAAAGGCACCTCCGCCGAGGTGGTGGGCTCGATGATCGGCTATGTGCCCATCGAAGAGGGCAACGGCGCGCTGATCGCGCAGATGGCCGATCCGGCGATCCGCATCGTCGCGCTGACTGTCACCGAAGGAGGCTATTACCTCGATCCGGCGACCAAGAAGTTCGATCCGTCCCATCCGGACATCCAGCACGACGTCGCCCACCCCGACGCGCCCCGGACTGCCTTCGGCGCCATGGTGGCGGCGCTGCGGCTGCGGCGCGATGCGGGCGTCCCGGCCTTCACCTGCCAGAGCTGCGACAACCTTCCCGGCAACGGCGAGATCATGCACATGGTCATTGTCTCGCTTGCCCGCCTGATGGAACCCGGTCTGGCCGACTGGATCGAGGCGAACTCCGCCTTCCCGAACTCCATGGTCGACTGCATCGTGCCCGCCACCGGGCCGAAGGAGCAGGCGCTGGTGCAGGATTTCGGCGTCGACGACGCCGTGCCGGTCACACATGAGAACTTCCGCCAGTGGGTGATCGAGGACAAGTTCTGTGCCGGTCGTCCGGCATGGGAGAACGTCGGCGCCACGATCACCGACCTCGTCCACGACTACGAGGCGATGAAGCTGCGCATCCTGAACGGCGGCCATCAGGTCATCGCCGCGCCTGCGGAGATCCTCGGGATCGAGACCATCCACGAAACGATGGAGCATCCACAGATCAAGGGACTCTTCCGCAAGATCGCGCTGGAGGAGATGGCGCCGCATATCCACGCCGTCCCGGGTATGACGCCCGAGGCCTATGTCGACCAGATCGACGAACGCTTCTCCAACCCGAAGATCGCCGACACCGTGCGGCGCGTGGCCTTCGACGGCTCCTCCCGCCACACCGGGGCGGTGTTGCCGCAGATCCGCGACGCCGTGGCCAAGGACACGCCGCTGGACGGGCTGGCCCTGTCGCAGGCGCTTTGGGCACGGATGTGCGCAGGCACGCGGGAGGACGGGTCGGAGATCATCGCGAACGATCCCGTCTGGGACGACCTCAAGGCGGCGGCAACGGCCGCGAAGGATGACCCCTCCGCCTGGCTCGCGCAGCGCCATTTCTACGGCGCGCTCGCGGACGATCCACGGTTCACTGCGGCCTTCGACAAGTGGCTGCGCATGCTCTGGTCGGGCGGGGTGGTGGCCACGTTGAAGACCTACCTGGCCTAGGCCGGTCCGTGGCGCGCCGCCGATGTCCTCCGGCGGTTGGCATGGCGCGCGCTTTGCGCAATACCCTCCTGACGCGACGCGCCCCTGTGCGGCGCCGATGACAATCGGTGCCGCCGTCAGGCCGGGCGTAGACTGGGGGAGACCATGACCGACGCCGTCCTTGCCCTTAACACCGGCTCTTCTTCGGTGAAGTTCTCGGTGGCCCGGGCCTTTGCGCCCGGGGCGCCGCTGCTGTGGGGCGCGGCAGAGCGTCTCGGCACCGATAGAGCGATGATTACGCTCCACAGCCACGACGACAGCAGGCAGGAGCAGTCCGTCCCCGGCGCCACCCATGCCGATGCCCTCCAGCGCCTTCTGGCCATCCTGCAGACGGATCGCCCGGACCTGCGGATCGCCGGCGTCGGTCACCGGATCGTTCACGGCGGGCACAGGTTCACCGCGCCGGAGCCGGTCACGCCGGAGGTGCTGGCGGCGCTGGAAGACATCGTCCCCCTCGCGCCGCTCCACCAGCCACACGGGATCGGTGCGATCCGGGCGGCGCAGGATCTGTTCCCCGACGCCCGCCACGTCGCCTGCTTCGACACGGCCTTCCATGCGGGAAAGCCCTTCGAACACGACGCCTACGCCCTGCCGCGTCGCTACTATGACGAGGGCATCCGCCGCTACGGATTTCACGGGCTGGCGTGCCAGTCCATCTGCACGGCGCTCCGGGCAGAAGGCTTCCCCCTGGACACCGCGCGCCTCGCCATAGCGCACCTGGGCAATGGCTGTTCCGTCACGGCGGTCGAGAACGGGCGGTCAAAGGCCACCAGCATGGGCTTTTCGGTGCTCGACGGGCTGACGATGGGCACCCGTTGCGGCGCGCTGGACCCCGGCTGCCTACGCGCGGACCCTGACCACCGCAATCGCCCGCCCCGCTGCGCGAGATGAAAGCTCCGCGCGCCGGGCGATTG
This region includes:
- a CDS encoding L-iditol 2-dehydrogenase: MKRLDGKSALITGAARGIGKGFAEAYLREGATVAIGDIDMAAAEATAAELGKGAYAIHLDVTRQDSIDAAIAGVVERAGKLDILVNNAAVFDAAETVDITRDSYDRLYAINVAGTLFTMQAAAKQMIAQGQGGKIINMASQAGRRGESLVLVYCSTKAAVISMTQSAGLNLIKHGINVNAIAPGVVDGEHWVHVDSMFARLEGKPLGQKRREVEASVPAGRYAVPGDLSPMAVFLASSDSDYVVAQTYNVDGGQWMS
- a CDS encoding mannitol dehydrogenase family protein; translation: MATRLCDANLSDLPVAIARPTYDRSAVTPGIVHIGLGNFHRAHQAWYLHRLMQQGEALDWGIIGAGVRPYDEAQRRKMAAQDYLTTLIELDPKGTSAEVVGSMIGYVPIEEGNGALIAQMADPAIRIVALTVTEGGYYLDPATKKFDPSHPDIQHDVAHPDAPRTAFGAMVAALRLRRDAGVPAFTCQSCDNLPGNGEIMHMVIVSLARLMEPGLADWIEANSAFPNSMVDCIVPATGPKEQALVQDFGVDDAVPVTHENFRQWVIEDKFCAGRPAWENVGATITDLVHDYEAMKLRILNGGHQVIAAPAEILGIETIHETMEHPQIKGLFRKIALEEMAPHIHAVPGMTPEAYVDQIDERFSNPKIADTVRRVAFDGSSRHTGAVLPQIRDAVAKDTPLDGLALSQALWARMCAGTREDGSEIIANDPVWDDLKAAATAAKDDPSAWLAQRHFYGALADDPRFTAAFDKWLRMLWSGGVVATLKTYLA
- a CDS encoding carbohydrate ABC transporter permease, translating into MARAVTSQRKALNTAIAWGIGLLIFFPILWTILTSFKTEAQAISDPPVFLFFDWTLENYGVVQERSNYMRFLWNSVIIAGGSTILGIIIAVPAAWSMAFVPSRRTKDILLWMLSTKMLPAVGVLYPIYLLFIKMGLLDTRIGLVIVMMLINLPIIVWMLYTYFREIPGEILEAARMDGASLREEILYVLTPMAVPGIASTLLLNFILAWNEAFWTLNLTAAKAAPLTAFIASYSSPEGLFYAKLSAASVMAIAPILIMGWFSQKQLVRGLTFGAVK
- a CDS encoding ABC transporter ATP-binding protein — its product is MGRIQLKSVKKSFGDVTVIPPLDLDIEDGEFVVFVGPSGCGKSTLLRLIAGLEDVTGGHIQIDGQDATSLPPAKRRLAMVFQSYALYPHMTVRKNIAFPMKMAGVPEDEQKRRIDAAAKALNLTDYLERRPGQLSGGQRQRVAIGRAIVREPAAFLFDEPLSNLDAALRVGMRMEISELHKKLATTMIYVTHDQVEAMTMADKIVVLRAGHIEQVGSPLELYREPRNLFVAGFIGSPKMNLIDGPEAAKYDAHTIGVRPEHLQASTESGTWKGVVGVSEHLGSDTFLHIHDSGLAETITLRVGGEFGLRHGDTVWMTPEPDKIHRFDAKGLRIA
- a CDS encoding carbohydrate ABC transporter permease, whose protein sequence is MATQHSRSAARLMMAPAVVLLLGWMLVPLLMTLYFSFKTYLPLRGGDLGWAGFENYVRFVTSSAFWPSVLTTLIIVGGVLVITVVLGVFLALLLDQPMWGQGIVRLLVIAPFFVMPTVSALVWKNMFMDPVNGLFAHLWKFFGATPVEWLSNASMTSIIMIVSWQWLPFATLILLTAIQSLDSEQLEAAEMDGAPAHSRFTYIILPHLGRAITIVILIQTIFLLSIFAEIFVTTQGSFGTRTLTYLIFQRVLESQNVGLGSAGGVYAIILANIVAIFLMRIVGKNLDA